Proteins encoded together in one Papaver somniferum cultivar HN1 unplaced genomic scaffold, ASM357369v1 unplaced-scaffold_119, whole genome shotgun sequence window:
- the LOC113330810 gene encoding uncharacterized protein LOC113330810, with product MKGHMYNTLEELRILNYFKVWHRSCKTSTPIEISWTPLNQDEIMICCDGASFGNPGQDGSGVVFHDASSEVLGVLCVVLGWKTNFYAEVCAIIYSAIVSKRWNMQNIYIRSDSKSCIQAFQKGELPWQLVQKWKIAKYYYIKVRYIHNYRQVNFSADASAKNPFCWLRIFLSFMRVGQVLFHLWNGLEGFIIALIRFFCEWPHD from the coding sequence atgaagggccacatGTATAATACTTTAGAGGAGTTACGCATTCTGAATTATTTCAAGGTGTGGCATAGATCATGCAAAACGTCTAccccaattgagattagttggaCTCCTCTTAATCAAGATGAaattatgatctgttgtgatggtgcatctttCGGAAACCCAGGCCAAGATGGTTCAGGTGTTGTTTTCCATGATGCAAGTTCGGAGGTGCTTGGTGTTCTTTGTGTTGTCCTTGGTTGGAAAACCAATTTCTATGCGGAAGTATGTGCGATTATTTATAGTGCGATTGTGTCTAAGAGATGGAATATGCAGAATATTTACATTCGTTCTGACTCGAAGAGTTGCATACAAGCTTTTCAAAAGGGTGAGCTGCCTTGGCAGCTGGTGCAGAAGTGGAAAATTGCGAAGTATTACTACATCAAAGTTCGTTATATTCATAACTATAGGCAGGTTAATTTCTCAGCCGATGCCTCGGCCAAGAATCCTTTTTGCTGGCTgaggatatttttgagttttatgagggtaggccaggttttattccaTCTGTGGAATGGACTGGAAGGGTTTATTATCGCTTTAATTAGGTTTTTCTGTGAGTGGCCTCACGACTAG
- the LOC113330811 gene encoding uncharacterized protein LOC113330811 has protein sequence MGMLASNWILLKILIRSSRIAVMINGFPEGYFSITRGLRQVDPFSPLIFVLIEDVLSRNLSKLFANHSMNVMVSKKGVAPTYFLFADDILIFYRGNLHSLQNLKNMLVLYEHAFGQCVNYANSKFYFGGGRIFRAISISNYLGMERAMFPDKYLGIQLNPGIVRHIHVRKVVEKIMEKMAGWKGKLLSFQARLVLIKSVISSYVIHSMDVYKWTCTVIKQVERAIRNFLWSGDAEKRKYFTVLYDDLCLSKRKGGLGIKKLNDVNRVMLMKLWISIRDSNKIWAIFLRAK, from the exons ATGGGaatgttggcctcaaactggATATTGCTCAAGATTTTGATACG ATCATCTCGGATTGCTGTCATGATTAATGGCTTCCCTGAAGGTTATTTCAGTATTACTAGAGGTCTGCGTCAAGTTGATCCTTTCTCACCTCTGatctttgttcttattgaagatgttttaagtCGCAATCTTTCCAAGTTGTTTGCAAATCATAGTATGAATGTTATGGTTAGTAAAAAAGGTGTGGCGCCTACATACTTTCTTTTTGCGGATGATATCCTTATATTCTACAGAGGTAATCTTCATAGTTTGCAAAATTTGAAGAATATGCTTGTATTGTATGAACATGCGTTTGGCCAGTGCGTAAACTATGCAAATAGCAAGTTTTATTTTGGAGGTGGTAGAATTTTTCGTGCTATTTCTATTTCTAACTATTTGGGTATGGAGAGAGCTATGTTTCCGGATAAATACTTAGGTATTCAACTGAATCCTGGTATTGTTCGGCATATTCATGTTCGCAAAGTTGTTGAGAAGATTATGGAAAAGATGGCTGGCTGGAAAGGTAAACTTTTATCATTTCAGGCGAGGCTTGTGCTAATTAAGTCGGTGATTTCTAGCTATGTTATTCATTCTATGGATGTTTACAAATGGACATGCACGGTTATTAAGCAAGTTGAAAGGGCCAttagaaattttctttggtccgGTGATGCTGAGAAACGTAAATATTTTACGGTTCTATATGATGATCTATGTCTCTCAAAGCGTAAAGGTGGTCTTGGAATTAAGAAGTTAAATGATGTTAATAGGGTTATGCTAATGAAGCTTTGGATTTCTATTCGGGATTCAAACAAGATTTGGGCCATATTTTTGAGGGCCAAATAA